TTGTTGGGGTTATGGGCCACTTCGCATTTAATGCGGTGTCCTGGTCCACCTGTTCCTGTGCCATAAGGGCAACCTCCTTGAGCCACAAAGCCTGCGATCACACGATGGAAGCTAAGCCCATCATAAAAACCCTCTTTAGCTAGAGCTACAAAGTTACTCACCGCTTGGGGTGCGTCTTTATAAAAAAGCTCTAGAGCGATATTGCCTTTATTGGTTTTGATTGTGGCGTAAGCGGTTTTTGCAAGCTCTTCTTCTTTAATTTCATAAGTTTTAATTGGATCCATCATAAACCTTTGCGATAAGCTTTTGTCATTCAAATGACCTATTATAGCAACAAATTAAAACAAATAGTATTTTAGCCGATAGTGTCGTAGGATACTTTTGAAATTTAAGCGGTAGGTTTGATAATGGCGTTTTGGCGTAAAAGATTAGCGGTTGGTTGTTGTATCGTTTTATTTTCATGCATGATGAACGCTAATAACATTCAAATTGTCAGAGACGATCCGCCCCTTGATCCAACGCTCCCTGCATGGGTTTATTCTGTTGCGTTATTGAAAGTGTATTTTAGCGATGGGACTTATAAAGAAGGCTATGCGACTTTGCTCAAAAATGGGCGTTATATCGCTTCTTCTGAAACGCTTTATTCTAATGGCTTATACCCTAAAACGATTTTAGCCAAAATGCAAGACAGTAGTGCTAAAGAGCTGATTTGTATAGCCAGCTTGCACCTTGAAGCGATGGATAGGAATCAAGGGCTTTCGCTTTTAAAAACCGCCGATTTTAGAGACGATTATTGCCATAAAAGAGAAGAGAGCTATTACCATGCAAGGATTTATACAAAATACGCTCAAACTTTCCATTCAAATCCTTACACAAATCAAAAAACACCCGATTCTGATCTCTACTACCCAGCATTGAATGAGGGGAATTCTTTTTCTATACAGACAACGGGTATTTCTGTGGCTGAACTTTTAAAATCTAAAAAGTTTCTTCCGCTTGATACTTCTTTTAAAAAGGGGAGCGTGTTGTGGGGAGGGAGGCCTTATTTTAGCGAAGTAGGGGAGTTTATGGGAATGGCTAGCAGCGCTTCAGAAAACCAAGAAAGTTTAGTGATTATCCCTAAAGAAAAGATCGTGCAATTTTTAAGTGCTCTAAAAAATCAAAATATTTTTCAAAATATTCCCTAGGAATCATTAAAATCCTTCATAAAATCCCTAAATCCCTTGAATTCAATGTTGAGTTTAGATACAACAACTGTCCTTGGTATTGAGAGAATTGGTTTTCGTTTTGCAATCCGTTTCTCGTTTTCCAAGGCACTAAAAGCGAAATTTAACTCTAAAGGAGTTTTATCAAATGATAGAAATTACATTTAGCGGCATTAACGATTCAAACGAATTTGTTTCACATGGTAGATTTGTTCAATTTACCGATAAGCAAGGTTTGGGTTGTCCGCTCCATAAACTTACAAAAAAAGGAAATTAAATGAAAAAAGACAAAAGTAATATTGGTTATATATAGAAATGCAAATGATAATTATCAAGGGCTACATGGAACTGCAGCTCTTTTAAAAGAAATGTCAGATTTGGGTGGACCGAACAAATTTATAGCTAAATATGGTCCACGCATTAATGGAATAGTAGAAGAACTGCTTGAACTAGACAAACTCTATAAAAAGGTTTCTGGAGATGTCAATGAGTTTTTGCTTGACTTGGTTGATGATCATACGCCAGATAAAAAGAAGTAGCTAAATCCTAGGTCAAGGTAACTTAAGCTCTCATCAAGGAACTTTAAGTTACTAGGCATGCATGTTAATTTATTTTTATAGTTTTAAGTTTTATTTTATAGTGAAACTCATAAGGAAATAGGGGTTATTTTGCGATATTCTAAATCTTAAAACGCTTGAGAAGTTGTCGTTTGAAGTCAAGCTCTTTTATGGCCAACACTTCATTGAAACAGAATTAAAAACTAAACTATAGACCACCAAGCAAAGACCTAACGCCCAATAGGGGAAGAGGCTAAACGAAAACATGACGCACAAGTGTAGCGCGCACCGGCAAGTTTGATGAATGGGAAAGACTTCAAACAGCCTCTCATTGGTTTTAAGTCTGTTTTCTATCAGCCATTGGTATTGCTCTCTAAACAACCTTTCTTGCGTGAGATAATACGCATCCAAAAGCCAAAAACATACCAACAACACCCCTAAAACGCATAACCCATAAAGACTAGAAATCGCTTCCATTTTAAGGGATAAAACCCCCACAACAAGAGCGAGTGTCCATTTTTTGCACTCTAAAGAATTTTGCGCCATTCTGTTGATAACGCCTTGCAAGATTTCAAGCTCTTCTATAAGGATTTTTTCTCTGTCTGTTGGGGTGGTTTCCATTTATCTTCATTATTTATTTGTTAAAACTGAAAGTCCAAGCGCCTTTGTTGGTTTGTATTTCTGCTTCTATAATATTGCACCCTTTAGAAAAGCCTTTTATTTTTTCTCCGAATTTAAGGGTTTTTGGCTCCATCATCACACCCTTTTGCTTTAATTGAGAAATTTTATTTTTCATGTTTGCCAACTTTTTCTTTTCGTTAAGTAATTTATAAACGCTTGCCATATCTTTAAAATCTTACATAGAAATTGGAGCAATTTGACTTAAAATAACCCTTTGAAGTGCCTCTTCTACTGGAACAAAATTAACAATGCAGTTCCCACGATTAAGCTTTACGCCTTGAATAGTAACGCTATCTACTTTAGAGATGATTTGAAAGTCGGCATCGACGACAAATCTTCCCATCTCAATCGGTGATTCACCGCCCCCACAGCCTACTAAATACAGCACCAAACAGCTCGTACCCAGTAATTTTTGATAAGTTTTAAAAAGCATGCTTGCTCCTATGGATTAATTTGTTGTGATAGTTCTCTAAGAGTTATAGTCTCTAGGTATCCTAAAAATGGCGATATATCATGAACGACTTGCATGCTTTCCATCATTGGAATTGGACGACTCTCGCTAATAGAATGAATAGAATGAGCGATTCTTAATTCTTCGCAAATCCATGCTGAATAAGTGATGTACAATAGAACTTGATTGCGCGATAGCCATTGATTAAGAGAAACGCTGTTTTTACTTTCTAGGAACACGAAATAAGGGCATTTTCTGATCATGTCTTCTAGAGATTCTCTGAGAATGAGCGTGAAAGCGTCTTCAATCCCCCTTATATCATTGTATTGTGCCAATTTATCTAAGACTTCGTCTTTATAATCCCAAAAAAGCGAATCTACAAGCACTCTGTGATTTTTTCCGTTCTCCAGATAGTTTTTAACCTCTAAAGCCTCATTTTTATCCGCATGCAAATGCGATAGAAACACTCAAGCGTTCTTTAATTGTGGTTTGAACGGGTTAAAAAAGGCTTTTTTAATCTCACTATGGTTTAAAATGATATTGCCGTTAGAATATTGGGCGTATTCAATGAGTTTGTCAATCTTTTCAGCCACTTCATTAACTTGATGGGCTTGGTTGTTAGAAAGGTGCACGCTGGATTTTAAAATACTTAAAATACTTTGATTTTTACTACTCTTTAAATCAACCTTAAAAGCTTTCATGGTTTTTTCTATGTTTTTAGTCATTCCAAACCTTTATCAATACGATTTAAGTTTCCTTTAAAATCTTTTGATTATAGTAGACTTAGCTTAAGAGTGCTTGAATTTTGGGGGTTTTAAGGGTGCTTTTGGCGCTAAAAACCACCGCCGAAAAAAGCTTTTTTACAAACAAAAAGGGCGTATAAAATTGACCCTAAAATCGCAAAAACAACAAAGACAATCTAAAAAACCTCTTCGCATGCCTTTTTGTCTTTATTGAGTAAGCATGCTTTTTGCAATTTTATGAAGCGCTTTTTCCTTTCTTCTTCAGTCATATTGTTAGGCTTTTCAATAGGGCGTGGAAGAGGGTGTGAAGGCTTTGAAGTGGGGGTATTGAATTCGGGCACATACCCTAGTTTATTGACTGAATAAAAGCCTAAAGCGGCGATTAAAATAAAAATCCAATCTGTTTTTCTGATCTTAGGGCAAAATTTACACGCCATGATTTAATCCTTAAAACATTTGAAGTATAATACACTCTTATAGTCAAATTTTTAAGTCTAGGAAAACCGCATGTGGAGTTTCATTCAAAAAATCTTTAAGGTTTTAATCATTATGCCTTTAGATTTTATTACGAAGTATTTCAAGTCGTTTGTGCTGTTATTGGTTGTATTAGTCTTTTTTAGCGCTACAGAAAGCGCGCCAAGCACACCGCCCAATCTCGCTAAACTCTATTTAAACGGGGCGATTTTTAGCACAGAGGATTTTGACAAAGAAGTGGATAAAATCTTAAAAACCCCTAGCATTAAGGGCGTTTTACTTTTGATTGACTCTCCTGGTGGGGCCGTGTCAGCGAGCGTGGAATTGAGCGAAAAAATCGCTGATTTGAAGCAAAAAATGCCCGTTTTAGCGTATGCTAGGGGGGTTATGGCGAGCGGGAGTTATTATGCGGGCATGCAAGCGAGCGAAGTTTATGCCTCTAAAGCGAGCTTGATCGGATCGATTGGGGTGATTTTTTCGGGCGCGAATGTGGAAAATTTGCTCAATAAAGTCGGCGTAGCCACTCAAGGCGTGCATGCGGGCGAATATAAAGAAATAGGCACTTTCACCAGAGCATGGAAAGCTAATGAAAAAGAATTTTTGCAAAATTTAGTCAATGAGCAATACCAAATGTTTGTGGATGATGTCGCAAAAGCCAGGAAATTAGACGCTAAGGATTATAAGGATTTTGCTGAAGGGAAGGTTTTTAGCGCTCAAAAGGCTCTAAAATTAAAACTCATTGATAAAATCAGCACGATCAAGCAAGCCCAAAATCGCTTAATGGAATTGAGTAAGGTTAAAAAAGCTTATTGGTTGGAAAAAAGCCCTATGGAGCGCTTCATTGAAAAAGCCACGCAATCAGCGGCAAATATCATCACGCAAGCGTTTGGCTATCAACTATCAATGAGATAAAGATGTTAGAATTTATTTTAAAAATTCAAGCTAGAGAC
This region of Helicobacter pylori genomic DNA includes:
- a CDS encoding peptidylprolyl isomerase, producing MDPIKTYEIKEEELAKTAYATIKTNKGNIALELFYKDAPQAVSNFVALAKEGFYDGLSFHRVIAGFVAQGGCPYGTGTGGPGHRIKCEVAHNPNKHKRGSISMAHAGRDTGGSQFFLCFVDLPHLDGEHTVFGKIRNAEGLNVLDKIKQGDIIESVAFSYSL
- the sppA gene encoding signal peptide peptidase SppA; the encoded protein is MWSFIQKIFKVLIIMPLDFITKYFKSFVLLLVVLVFFSATESAPSTPPNLAKLYLNGAIFSTEDFDKEVDKILKTPSIKGVLLLIDSPGGAVSASVELSEKIADLKQKMPVLAYARGVMASGSYYAGMQASEVYASKASLIGSIGVIFSGANVENLLNKVGVATQGVHAGEYKEIGTFTRAWKANEKEFLQNLVNEQYQMFVDDVAKARKLDAKDYKDFAEGKVFSAQKALKLKLIDKISTIKQAQNRLMELSKVKKAYWLEKSPMERFIEKATQSAANIITQAFGYQLSMR